The following proteins come from a genomic window of Maylandia zebra isolate NMK-2024a linkage group LG22, Mzebra_GT3a, whole genome shotgun sequence:
- the phactr4a gene encoding phosphatase and actin regulator 4A isoform X2, whose product MGHSASSETVAQQQAQHNTDDEVDLQQSTKGGEEGSSGGGTPPAKRKGKFSKMGNIFKPWKWRKKKPSDKFTETSIVLERKISVRKSRQELIAKGVLKDDPENESNEVNHSKAPPVKNGHPVPMDVDRFSEAGVRVSRGESDIKVNSRLPQLDERRNRVPSDASRSNRAPLDVDTHARLAVDVDKRSRLPSDIDKKGGTLPRGSQQDDRYRRDERRDGRDEKKDREERDRREERERDGGVDRREDRDYRERREWRDERTDRDRERRDRDERERRDRDEDKRRDRDEDKRRDRDEDKRRDREDLERRDRDERERRVREEKDRKDRDERERRERDERDKRDRDDRERRDRDERERREREDRENRKRDEREKRDDRDRREERDRRPERDWRENKDDRDRENHERKDARVEREDKRDNWAKRNERERPGPQRSVDNFQPIIRPASEIDLRPPLQKSSSEESKKVRPASESDRRSTLPRYVAPAEFRERSESAGVRFTPDTPPTQDSQQLPLPPKQALLPPKFLASPIYESTRSPTPSSSSSSSSSSSSSSAAVSIAKPPRTVSLIIDDASRPSLIAASSTDSDTPPPVPPHAKQPPVPPPKPTNRNSNPALLASTLNRGSKVRQPCYWTSWRRQSELGLYFSLPLYLRHRAGQCCSELSQAGSGVGVVPVPTKRSPPTPPKRTTPVIKHLSVDPSPPSQTPESATREPSPAPVLVPPAVLKGNTTEEKTNGAVPETSTEPLLLPPTHIPPSPPRVQSLQPPSIPSTGPIPTTQINPPSPTTEPPSQPPLLPLHVRISRALASPGAPQPNPDGSHRAHSLLFEVPPAIPTEVGLNSRHSLPITIEPLRLPEDDDFDIEEEMRKLTPKPSNQPELEPRSRRGLIGDPRVSVIPEGGGPGDSEEESDSDGPILYREDEESDEDEEGPPSGLASRVKRKDTLALKLERQEREKETQDNNDGMSWNNKEQWEELRNKIGTTLTRRLSQRPTAKELEQRNILPAKNEVDRRLERSEIKRRLTRKLSQRPTVAELQARKILRFHEYVESTHAEDYDRRADKPWTKLTPADKAAIRKELNEFKSSEMEVHEESRIYTRFHRP is encoded by the exons ATGGGACACAGTGCTAGCAGCGAAACTGTGGCCCAGCAACAAGCCCAACACAACACGG ATGATGAGGTTGACCTACAACAGAGCACAAAAGGAGGTGAGGAAGGCAGCTCTGGTGGAGGAACGCCTCCAGCTAAACGTAAAGGCAAGTTTTCCAAAATGGGAAATATCTTCAAGCCCTGGaaatggaggaagaagaagccaAGTGACAAGTTCACAGAAACATCCATAG ttttggaGAGGAAGATTTCAGTTAGGAAAAGCCGCCAAGAGTTAATAGCAAAAGGCGTTCTAAAGGACGACCCAGAGAACG AGAGTAATGAAGTGAACCACTCCAAAGCTCCACCAGTTAAAAATGGTCACCCTGTGCCAATGGATGTGGACAGATTCTCAGAAGCGGGGGTGCGAGTGTCTCGAGGGGAGTCGGACATTAAGGTGAATTCCAGGCTACCCCAACTAGATGAACGTCGTAACCGAGTGCCGTCTGACGCTTCTCGAAGTAACCGGGCACCGCTGGATGTGGACACTCATGCACGGCTCGCTGTTGATGTAGACAAACGAAGCCGTCTGCCATCAGATATTGATAAGAAAGGAGGAACTCTACCTCGAGGGTCTCAACAAGATGATAGATACCGTAGAGATGAGAGAAGAGACGGCAGAGATGAAAAGAAGGACAGGGAAGAAAGGGATAGGCGAGAGGAAAGAGAAAGGGATGGTGGAGTTGACCGGAGAGAAGATAGAGACTACAGAGAAAGGCGAGAATGGAGGGATGAAAGGACAGATAGAGACAGAGAACGGCGGGACCGGGACGAGCGTGAGAGGCGGGACCGCGACGAGGACAAGAGGCGGGACCGCGACGAGGACAAGAGGCGGGACCGCGACGAGGACAAGAGGCGGGACCGGGAGGACCTTGAAAGGAGGGATCGGGATGAGAGGGAGCGTCGAGTCCGCGAAGAGAAGGACAGGAAAGACAGAGATGAAAGAGAACGACGAGAGCGGGATGAGAGGGACAAGAGGGATAGGGACGACAGGGAAAGGAGAGACAGGGATGAAAGAGAACGCCGCGAGCGGGAGGACAGAGAAAATAGGAAGCGtgatgaaagagaaaaaagggatGACAGAGACAGGAGAGAAGAGAGGGATCGGCGTCCCGAGAGAGACTGGCGAGAGAACAAAGATGACAGGGACAGAGAAAACCACGAGAGGAAAGATGCTCGAGTAGAGAGGGAGGACAAACGGGATAACTGGGCCaaaagaaatgagagagagaggccaGGACCCCAGCGGTCTGTGGACAACTTTCAGCCTATCATCAGGCCTGCCTCTGAGATTGACTTGAGGCCTCCTCTCCAGAAGAGCTCCTCAGAGGAAAGCAAGAAAGTTCGCCCTGCGTCAGAGTCTGACCGAAGGAGCACCCTGCCCAGATACGTAGCCCCTGCAGAGTTCAGAGAACGATCAG AGTCTGCTGGTGTCCGCTTCACCCCTGACACTCCTCCAACACAGGACTCACAGCAATTGCCTCTCCCACCCAAACAAGCTTTGCTCCCCCCCAAGTTCCTCGCTAGTCCTATCTATGAGTCCACCAGGAGTCCgaccccctcctcgtcttcatcCTCTTCGTCttcgtcttcctcctcctctgctgctgtaTCTATAGCCAAACCCCCAAGGACGGTGTCCCTAATTATAGATGACGCTTCCCGACCTTCCCTCATTGCTGCTTCCTCAACTGACTCTGACACACCGCCCCCCGTTCCTCCCCATGCCAAACAACCTCCTGTCCCCCCACCAAAACCCACCAACCGCAACAGCAACCCTGCACTGCTTG CTTCCACGTTGAACAGGGGCTCTAAGGTCAGACAGCCTTGTTACTGGACCAGCTGGAGACGCCAGAGTGAGCTCGGCCTCTACTTTTCTCTACCCTTGTACCTGCGTCACAGGGCTGGCCAGTGCTGCTCAG AGCTTTCACAGGCTGGCTCTGGTGTAGGTGTTGTCCCGGTACCAACCAAACGCTCTCCGCCAACCCCACCAAAGAGGACAACCCCTGTCATCAAGCACCTTTCTGTGGATCCTTCTCCTCCCAGTCAGACCCCAGAGTCTGCCACCCGTGAGCCCTCCCCTGCCCCTGTTCTGGTGCCCCCTGCTGTCCTGAAAGGAAATACCACAGAGGAGAAGACAAATGGAGCAGTTCCTGAGACCTCCACTGAGCCTCTGCTTTTACCGCCCACCCACATACCTCCATCTCCCCCCAGGGTTCAGTCGCTCCAGCCACCCAGCATCCCCTCCACAGGTCCCATCCCCACGACGCAAATTAACCCGCCGAGCCCAACCACCGAGCCACCCAGCCAGCCTCCACTCCTCCCTCTACATGTTCGCATCTCTAGGGCTCTGGCCAGTCCCGGTGCACCTCAGCCAAACCCAGACGGTTCCCATAGAGCCCACTCACTGCTGTTTGAGGTACCACCAGCGATCCCCACAGAAGTGGGGCTTAACTCACGGCACTCTCTCCCCATCACCATCGAACCACTTAGGCT GCCAGAAGACGATGACTTTGACATTGAAGAGGAGATGCGCAAACTTACCCCTAAGCCGTCCAACCAGCCGGAGCTGGAGCCCCGCAGCAGGAGAGGTTTGATTGGAGACCCCAGAGTGTCCGTCATCCCTGAGGGTGGAGGCCCTGGAGACAGCGAGGAGGAGTCGGACTCAGATGGCCCCATCCTGTACAGAGAAGACGAAGAAAGTGATGAAGACGAGGAAGGCCCTCCAA GTGGGCTGGCGAGTCGAGTGAAGAGGAAGGACACGCTGGCGCTGAAACTGGAGCGACAAGAGCGAGAGAAGGAGACTCAGGATAACAATGATGGCATGAGCTGGAACAATAAGGAGCAGTGGGAGGAACTGAGGAACAAGATCGGGACCACACTGACAcg GCGGCTGAGTCAGAGACCCACAGCAAAAGAGCTGGAGCAGAGGAACATCCTTCCAG CCAAGAACGAAGTGGACCGA
- the phactr4a gene encoding phosphatase and actin regulator 4A isoform X6, producing the protein MGHSASSETVAQQQAQHNTDDEVDLQQSTKGGEEGSSGGGTPPAKRKGKFSKMGNIFKPWKWRKKKPSDKFTETSIVLERKISVRKSRQELIAKGVLKDDPENESNEVNHSKAPPVKNGHPVPMDVDRFSEAGVRVSRGESDIKVNSRLPQLDERRNRVPSDASRSNRAPLDVDTHARLAVDVDKRSRLPSDIDKKGGTLPRGSQQDDRYRRDERRDGRDEKKDREERDRREERERDGGVDRREDRDYRERREWRDERTDRDRERRDRDERERRDRDEDKRRDRDEDKRRDRDEDKRRDREDLERRDRDERERRVREEKDRKDRDERERRERDERDKRDRDDRERRDRDERERREREDRENRKRDEREKRDDRDRREERDRRPERDWRENKDDRDRENHERKDARVEREDKRDNWAKRNERERPGPQRSVDNFQPIIRPASEIDLRPPLQKSSSEESKKVRPASESDRRSTLPRYVAPAEFRERSESAGVRFTPDTPPTQDSQQLPLPPKQALLPPKFLASPIYESTRSPTPSSSSSSSSSSSSSSAAVSIAKPPRTVSLIIDDASRPSLIAASSTDSDTPPPVPPHAKQPPVPPPKPTNRNSNPALLELSQAGSGVGVVPVPTKRSPPTPPKRTTPVIKHLSVDPSPPSQTPESATREPSPAPVLVPPAVLKGNTTEEKTNGAVPETSTEPLLLPPTHIPPSPPRVQSLQPPSIPSTGPIPTTQINPPSPTTEPPSQPPLLPLHVRISRALASPGAPQPNPDGSHRAHSLLFEVPPAIPTEVGLNSRHSLPITIEPLRLPEDDDFDIEEEMRKLTPKPSNQPELEPRSRRGLIGDPRVSVIPEGGGPGDSEEESDSDGPILYREDEESDEDEEGPPSGLASRVKRKDTLALKLERQEREKETQDNNDGMSWNNKEQWEELRNKIGTTLTRRLSQRPTAKELEQRNILPAKNEVDRRLERSEIKRRLTRKLSQRPTVAELQARKILRFHEYVESTHAEDYDRRADKPWTKLTPADKAAIRKELNEFKSSEMEVHEESRIYTRFHRP; encoded by the exons ATGGGACACAGTGCTAGCAGCGAAACTGTGGCCCAGCAACAAGCCCAACACAACACGG ATGATGAGGTTGACCTACAACAGAGCACAAAAGGAGGTGAGGAAGGCAGCTCTGGTGGAGGAACGCCTCCAGCTAAACGTAAAGGCAAGTTTTCCAAAATGGGAAATATCTTCAAGCCCTGGaaatggaggaagaagaagccaAGTGACAAGTTCACAGAAACATCCATAG ttttggaGAGGAAGATTTCAGTTAGGAAAAGCCGCCAAGAGTTAATAGCAAAAGGCGTTCTAAAGGACGACCCAGAGAACG AGAGTAATGAAGTGAACCACTCCAAAGCTCCACCAGTTAAAAATGGTCACCCTGTGCCAATGGATGTGGACAGATTCTCAGAAGCGGGGGTGCGAGTGTCTCGAGGGGAGTCGGACATTAAGGTGAATTCCAGGCTACCCCAACTAGATGAACGTCGTAACCGAGTGCCGTCTGACGCTTCTCGAAGTAACCGGGCACCGCTGGATGTGGACACTCATGCACGGCTCGCTGTTGATGTAGACAAACGAAGCCGTCTGCCATCAGATATTGATAAGAAAGGAGGAACTCTACCTCGAGGGTCTCAACAAGATGATAGATACCGTAGAGATGAGAGAAGAGACGGCAGAGATGAAAAGAAGGACAGGGAAGAAAGGGATAGGCGAGAGGAAAGAGAAAGGGATGGTGGAGTTGACCGGAGAGAAGATAGAGACTACAGAGAAAGGCGAGAATGGAGGGATGAAAGGACAGATAGAGACAGAGAACGGCGGGACCGGGACGAGCGTGAGAGGCGGGACCGCGACGAGGACAAGAGGCGGGACCGCGACGAGGACAAGAGGCGGGACCGCGACGAGGACAAGAGGCGGGACCGGGAGGACCTTGAAAGGAGGGATCGGGATGAGAGGGAGCGTCGAGTCCGCGAAGAGAAGGACAGGAAAGACAGAGATGAAAGAGAACGACGAGAGCGGGATGAGAGGGACAAGAGGGATAGGGACGACAGGGAAAGGAGAGACAGGGATGAAAGAGAACGCCGCGAGCGGGAGGACAGAGAAAATAGGAAGCGtgatgaaagagaaaaaagggatGACAGAGACAGGAGAGAAGAGAGGGATCGGCGTCCCGAGAGAGACTGGCGAGAGAACAAAGATGACAGGGACAGAGAAAACCACGAGAGGAAAGATGCTCGAGTAGAGAGGGAGGACAAACGGGATAACTGGGCCaaaagaaatgagagagagaggccaGGACCCCAGCGGTCTGTGGACAACTTTCAGCCTATCATCAGGCCTGCCTCTGAGATTGACTTGAGGCCTCCTCTCCAGAAGAGCTCCTCAGAGGAAAGCAAGAAAGTTCGCCCTGCGTCAGAGTCTGACCGAAGGAGCACCCTGCCCAGATACGTAGCCCCTGCAGAGTTCAGAGAACGATCAG AGTCTGCTGGTGTCCGCTTCACCCCTGACACTCCTCCAACACAGGACTCACAGCAATTGCCTCTCCCACCCAAACAAGCTTTGCTCCCCCCCAAGTTCCTCGCTAGTCCTATCTATGAGTCCACCAGGAGTCCgaccccctcctcgtcttcatcCTCTTCGTCttcgtcttcctcctcctctgctgctgtaTCTATAGCCAAACCCCCAAGGACGGTGTCCCTAATTATAGATGACGCTTCCCGACCTTCCCTCATTGCTGCTTCCTCAACTGACTCTGACACACCGCCCCCCGTTCCTCCCCATGCCAAACAACCTCCTGTCCCCCCACCAAAACCCACCAACCGCAACAGCAACCCTGCACTGCTTG AGCTTTCACAGGCTGGCTCTGGTGTAGGTGTTGTCCCGGTACCAACCAAACGCTCTCCGCCAACCCCACCAAAGAGGACAACCCCTGTCATCAAGCACCTTTCTGTGGATCCTTCTCCTCCCAGTCAGACCCCAGAGTCTGCCACCCGTGAGCCCTCCCCTGCCCCTGTTCTGGTGCCCCCTGCTGTCCTGAAAGGAAATACCACAGAGGAGAAGACAAATGGAGCAGTTCCTGAGACCTCCACTGAGCCTCTGCTTTTACCGCCCACCCACATACCTCCATCTCCCCCCAGGGTTCAGTCGCTCCAGCCACCCAGCATCCCCTCCACAGGTCCCATCCCCACGACGCAAATTAACCCGCCGAGCCCAACCACCGAGCCACCCAGCCAGCCTCCACTCCTCCCTCTACATGTTCGCATCTCTAGGGCTCTGGCCAGTCCCGGTGCACCTCAGCCAAACCCAGACGGTTCCCATAGAGCCCACTCACTGCTGTTTGAGGTACCACCAGCGATCCCCACAGAAGTGGGGCTTAACTCACGGCACTCTCTCCCCATCACCATCGAACCACTTAGGCT GCCAGAAGACGATGACTTTGACATTGAAGAGGAGATGCGCAAACTTACCCCTAAGCCGTCCAACCAGCCGGAGCTGGAGCCCCGCAGCAGGAGAGGTTTGATTGGAGACCCCAGAGTGTCCGTCATCCCTGAGGGTGGAGGCCCTGGAGACAGCGAGGAGGAGTCGGACTCAGATGGCCCCATCCTGTACAGAGAAGACGAAGAAAGTGATGAAGACGAGGAAGGCCCTCCAA GTGGGCTGGCGAGTCGAGTGAAGAGGAAGGACACGCTGGCGCTGAAACTGGAGCGACAAGAGCGAGAGAAGGAGACTCAGGATAACAATGATGGCATGAGCTGGAACAATAAGGAGCAGTGGGAGGAACTGAGGAACAAGATCGGGACCACACTGACAcg GCGGCTGAGTCAGAGACCCACAGCAAAAGAGCTGGAGCAGAGGAACATCCTTCCAG CCAAGAACGAAGTGGACCGA
- the phactr4a gene encoding phosphatase and actin regulator 4A isoform X7 translates to MGHSASSETVAQQQAQHNTDDEVDLQQSTKGGEEGSSGGGTPPAKRKGKFSKMGNIFKPWKWRKKKPSDKFTETSIVLERKISVRKSRQELIAKGVLKDDPENESNEVNHSKAPPVKNGHPVPMDVDRFSEAGVRVSRGESDIKVNSRLPQLDERRNRVPSDASRSNRAPLDVDTHARLAVDVDKRSRLPSDIDKKGGTLPRGSQQDDRYRRDERRDGRDEKKDREERDRREERERDGGVDRREDRDYRERREWRDERTDRDRERRDRDERERRDRDEDKRRDRDEDKRRDRDEDKRRDREDLERRDRDERERRVREEKDRKDRDERERRERDERDKRDRDDRERRDRDERERREREDRENRKRDEREKRDDRDRREERDRRPERDWRENKDDRDRENHERKDARVEREDKRDNWAKRNERERPGPQRSVDNFQPIIRPASEIDLRPPLQKSSSEESKKVRPASESDRRSTLPRYVAPAEFRERSAELSQAGSGVGVVPVPTKRSPPTPPKRTTPVIKHLSVDPSPPSQTPESATREPSPAPVLVPPAVLKGNTTEEKTNGAVPETSTEPLLLPPTHIPPSPPRVQSLQPPSIPSTGPIPTTQINPPSPTTEPPSQPPLLPLHVRISRALASPGAPQPNPDGSHRAHSLLFEVPPAIPTEVGLNSRHSLPITIEPLRLPEDDDFDIEEEMRKLTPKPSNQPELEPRSRRGLIGDPRVSVIPEGGGPGDSEEESDSDGPILYREDEESDEDEEGPPSGLASRVKRKDTLALKLERQEREKETQDNNDGMSWNNKEQWEELRNKIGTTLTRRLSQRPTAKELEQRNILPAKNEVDRRLERSEIKRRLTRKLSQRPTVAELQARKILRFHEYVESTHAEDYDRRADKPWTKLTPADKAAIRKELNEFKSSEMEVHEESRIYTRFHRP, encoded by the exons ATGGGACACAGTGCTAGCAGCGAAACTGTGGCCCAGCAACAAGCCCAACACAACACGG ATGATGAGGTTGACCTACAACAGAGCACAAAAGGAGGTGAGGAAGGCAGCTCTGGTGGAGGAACGCCTCCAGCTAAACGTAAAGGCAAGTTTTCCAAAATGGGAAATATCTTCAAGCCCTGGaaatggaggaagaagaagccaAGTGACAAGTTCACAGAAACATCCATAG ttttggaGAGGAAGATTTCAGTTAGGAAAAGCCGCCAAGAGTTAATAGCAAAAGGCGTTCTAAAGGACGACCCAGAGAACG AGAGTAATGAAGTGAACCACTCCAAAGCTCCACCAGTTAAAAATGGTCACCCTGTGCCAATGGATGTGGACAGATTCTCAGAAGCGGGGGTGCGAGTGTCTCGAGGGGAGTCGGACATTAAGGTGAATTCCAGGCTACCCCAACTAGATGAACGTCGTAACCGAGTGCCGTCTGACGCTTCTCGAAGTAACCGGGCACCGCTGGATGTGGACACTCATGCACGGCTCGCTGTTGATGTAGACAAACGAAGCCGTCTGCCATCAGATATTGATAAGAAAGGAGGAACTCTACCTCGAGGGTCTCAACAAGATGATAGATACCGTAGAGATGAGAGAAGAGACGGCAGAGATGAAAAGAAGGACAGGGAAGAAAGGGATAGGCGAGAGGAAAGAGAAAGGGATGGTGGAGTTGACCGGAGAGAAGATAGAGACTACAGAGAAAGGCGAGAATGGAGGGATGAAAGGACAGATAGAGACAGAGAACGGCGGGACCGGGACGAGCGTGAGAGGCGGGACCGCGACGAGGACAAGAGGCGGGACCGCGACGAGGACAAGAGGCGGGACCGCGACGAGGACAAGAGGCGGGACCGGGAGGACCTTGAAAGGAGGGATCGGGATGAGAGGGAGCGTCGAGTCCGCGAAGAGAAGGACAGGAAAGACAGAGATGAAAGAGAACGACGAGAGCGGGATGAGAGGGACAAGAGGGATAGGGACGACAGGGAAAGGAGAGACAGGGATGAAAGAGAACGCCGCGAGCGGGAGGACAGAGAAAATAGGAAGCGtgatgaaagagaaaaaagggatGACAGAGACAGGAGAGAAGAGAGGGATCGGCGTCCCGAGAGAGACTGGCGAGAGAACAAAGATGACAGGGACAGAGAAAACCACGAGAGGAAAGATGCTCGAGTAGAGAGGGAGGACAAACGGGATAACTGGGCCaaaagaaatgagagagagaggccaGGACCCCAGCGGTCTGTGGACAACTTTCAGCCTATCATCAGGCCTGCCTCTGAGATTGACTTGAGGCCTCCTCTCCAGAAGAGCTCCTCAGAGGAAAGCAAGAAAGTTCGCCCTGCGTCAGAGTCTGACCGAAGGAGCACCCTGCCCAGATACGTAGCCCCTGCAGAGTTCAGAGAACGATCAG CAGAGCTTTCACAGGCTGGCTCTGGTGTAGGTGTTGTCCCGGTACCAACCAAACGCTCTCCGCCAACCCCACCAAAGAGGACAACCCCTGTCATCAAGCACCTTTCTGTGGATCCTTCTCCTCCCAGTCAGACCCCAGAGTCTGCCACCCGTGAGCCCTCCCCTGCCCCTGTTCTGGTGCCCCCTGCTGTCCTGAAAGGAAATACCACAGAGGAGAAGACAAATGGAGCAGTTCCTGAGACCTCCACTGAGCCTCTGCTTTTACCGCCCACCCACATACCTCCATCTCCCCCCAGGGTTCAGTCGCTCCAGCCACCCAGCATCCCCTCCACAGGTCCCATCCCCACGACGCAAATTAACCCGCCGAGCCCAACCACCGAGCCACCCAGCCAGCCTCCACTCCTCCCTCTACATGTTCGCATCTCTAGGGCTCTGGCCAGTCCCGGTGCACCTCAGCCAAACCCAGACGGTTCCCATAGAGCCCACTCACTGCTGTTTGAGGTACCACCAGCGATCCCCACAGAAGTGGGGCTTAACTCACGGCACTCTCTCCCCATCACCATCGAACCACTTAGGCT GCCAGAAGACGATGACTTTGACATTGAAGAGGAGATGCGCAAACTTACCCCTAAGCCGTCCAACCAGCCGGAGCTGGAGCCCCGCAGCAGGAGAGGTTTGATTGGAGACCCCAGAGTGTCCGTCATCCCTGAGGGTGGAGGCCCTGGAGACAGCGAGGAGGAGTCGGACTCAGATGGCCCCATCCTGTACAGAGAAGACGAAGAAAGTGATGAAGACGAGGAAGGCCCTCCAA GTGGGCTGGCGAGTCGAGTGAAGAGGAAGGACACGCTGGCGCTGAAACTGGAGCGACAAGAGCGAGAGAAGGAGACTCAGGATAACAATGATGGCATGAGCTGGAACAATAAGGAGCAGTGGGAGGAACTGAGGAACAAGATCGGGACCACACTGACAcg GCGGCTGAGTCAGAGACCCACAGCAAAAGAGCTGGAGCAGAGGAACATCCTTCCAG CCAAGAACGAAGTGGACCGA